The sequence CGCTTCGATCGCAGCGTTCAGGGAGAGCAGGTTGGTTTGCGACGCGATCTCGGTGATCACGTTGACAAACTGGATGATGCGGCCCAGTTCCGAATAGAGATGTTCGAACGCCTGCACCGTCTCAACGTTCGCCGAGCGGATGCCTTCGATCTGCCCGGACGTGGTGTCGAGCACTGTGCGTCCGTTCAGCGCCGTGTCGGCCGTCTGCTGCGCAGCGCCGACGATGCGGTTCATCGTGATCTTGATCTCGCCGACCGATTCGGCCAGCTGCGACATCAAGTCTGCGCTTTCCTGCGTGCGCTCCACCTGTCTGGCCGTGCCTTCTGCGACTTCCTGAATCGTCAGTGCGACCGACTCGGCCGCCTTGTTGCTCTCTTCGGAGGACGTGGCCATCCGCTCCGACGCGGCTGCCACCGACAGCGACGCCGTGTTCACCTCGCCGATGATCTGGCGCAGGTTCGCGATCACCTCCGACGTCGAGCGCGCCAGTTGGCCCAGCTCGTCGTTCGAATTCATGCTGACGTTGACGCGCAAGTCGCCTTTGGCCAGCACTTCGTTCACTTCGACCATCTGGTTGATGCGGCGCTGCAGGTAACGGTTGGTCGCCAAGCCCAGCGCGCCAGCAAACAGCGCGATGACAGCGATCACGATCGAGGTCAGAATCCAGGAGGTGCGGTAGATCGTGTCGAGCATCCCTTTGGAGTCGGCGATCACGCGCTGGTTCTTATCGTTGATCTTCGTAAGCGTCTTGGACAAGTTCTTATAGCCGGAGGAGAGGTTGCCTTCCCAGAGCTGGAACGCGATGACTTCGCTTTTCCCCGCCTCTTCCAGCAGCTTCTTCTGCGATTCTTTAAAGAACTGCCAGTTTTTATTCAGGTCAGCTAGGTTCTGCTTGTCCTCATCGGTGGCGTCCGCCAGGCCCGCATACTCGCTGATGTTCGCTTCGATGACCTTGTTCAGCTCATCGAGCTTCTTTTGCGAGACCGCTTTGCCGTCTTTGTTGTTGCCGCTGCGGATATAGTTCACCATCTCGCGGTCGTATTGAGCAGCGGTAACCTTCATCTCCTCGGCGACTTGCATCGCCCGGAGATTGACGGTCAACGCTTGATCCATATTTTCTTGGAGCGTCTTCAACTGCCAGATTGAGGTCGCGCCGACTGCCAGAATACCAACAAACGTTACAATGATGATAAGGCCTAATTTTTGACTGAGCTTCATCTTGATCTTGCTGTCAATGCCTTCATAGACACGATCCAGCAGTCGAAATGCTGATGACTGAAAGGCTTTCTTCTTTTGTTGTCCTGTTGGCGTCACTCACCCTACCCCCTTCTTACCACTTACAAATATTTTTGACTTCTTCTCTACACGACCGCTACATTCCTGCCTTTACATCCTGTAACCTTCTACAAGATTTAATGAAGTCAAACTAAACAAAAACGGGCGCAGATAACACCTCCGCGCCCGGCACTGCCGTTTTGTCTATTCTCGTTGCCAGTGGATCAGTCTGTGGTCGGCGGTGTAGCAGAACTTGCCTGTGATCAGCTCTTTCGTTCCGATGATGTCCGAAAGAAAATACCGGTCGCCTTCCGCCATCGGACGGGTGGCAAGCTCCGATACGGGGACCCATTCGAGGCGTCCTTCATCGGTCAACGTCTTGGCGGTGCCGCTGAAGCGCTCCGCATAAAACGTGAACAGCATGAAATGATCGAGCACCGTGTCTCCGTCCTGCCTGAGCATCGTGAAGATCCCGCGCAAGACATGGCCGGTGATCGCAAGCCCGGTCTCCTCCGCCACTTCGCGCACCACCGCTTCGGCGAGCGATTCGCCAAGCTCCACTTTGCCGCCCGGCGCCGACCACCAGCCGCGCTGCGGCTTTTGCAGCATCAGCACACGGTCCCCTTGGCGAATCACGCAATTCGCTACCAGTCGCATCGTTTGCATCACCCTATCCAGCATACCACTGCGCCCCGCCCGTCACAACGCAGAACGAACACCAATCCTGTCGAAAAAAACACAAAAAAAAGGTGAGCGATTCGCCTTCGCGAACCAGCCTCACCAGAAGAAATATTTGAAAAGGGGGGTCAAATATGCTTGTCTTTACTATAGCTCCTTTTTATTGCGAGACTGTTACACAGGAGTGAATAGAATGTGACAATTATTCCACCACCACGCGCTTGTCCTCCACGCGCTTCGTGAACTTCACCGCATCCAGATACTCCAGCAACGCCACCGCGTGCTTGCGCGAAGTGCCGACCCAGTCGCGGAAATCGGCGACGCCAAAAGATCCTGACGCGGCGAACTTGGCGCGGATCGTCTCTTTCGCCCGCCCGAGCGTCGCGGCGAGGAAATGCGCGCCGTCTCCGATGTCGACCAGCACGCCCGTCTCGCGCAGATAGTGGTACAGCCCCTGCAGCGTCTTCTCAAACGCCTGGGTCTCCTTGATCACCTCATCCAGCGACGGCGGGTGGAACTCGCTCTGCGCAAACAGCGCCTCGATCTTGCCGAGCAGCTCTTTGTCGCGCAAGGTAAACGGCACCTCATAGCCGCGGATCGAGAGCTTGTCCCGCTGCAGCAGGAACCTGGTCTGTGCCGGCTCGGAGCTCAGCATCGCGTCGAACAGCTTCGGCTTGACCTTCTTGCCGAGCTGGGACAGCACTTGCGCTTTCGGCACGGTGATGTGGTATTTCTCTTTGGCAAAATGCGCCCGGATCTTCTCTTCGATCTCATCGAACAGCTTGTGCAGCCAATCGGTGCCGACATAGCCGCCCGGCACCGGCGTGACCTGCCCCGCTTCGAGCAGCGGAGCAAGCCAGCTCTCGACCACCTCTTCCGTCGCGTTGACGGCGTCGGCCAGCGCGCGCAGTCCCGTGCCGGGGTCGTCCTGCAGCGCTTGGAGCACCAGTTGCTCCGGGCCGCCTTTTTCCCGCTGTTCCAGCTCTTCCAGCACGTAGTCGCGGCGGCGGCGGTGTTCGCGCGCCGGATGCGGATCGATGATCGTGCCGCCGCCGATCGTCAGCATCGGCGAGAAGGTGCGGATGATAAAGCGGTCGCCCGGCGCGCCGACGATCGGGCTCTCCAGATGCAGTTGCACCAGCCCGTCCTCACCCGGCAACAGCTCGTCGCGGTCGAGGATCGTCACCCGCCCCATCACTTCGCTCGCGCCGATGTAAAAGCGGACCCGCATCCGGTTGGTCAGCGTCCGCACCGCATCATCCAGCATGTGCAACCGCACATCGAGCAACTCCGTCGCCCGGTACAGCCCGCTCTGCGCGATCACCATGCCGCGCTCCAGATCGGAGCGCTCCACGCCGTGCAGGTTCAACGCAGCCCGCTGCCCGGCCTGCGCCGCGTCGGCCGACTCGCCGTGCACCTGAATGTGCCGCACGCGCGCTGCGATGCCCTGAGGCAGCACTTCCACCGTATCGCCGACTTTGACCCGCCCGGAATAGACCGTCCCCGTCACCACCGTGCCGAATCCGGCCACCGAAAACACGCGGTCGACCGGCAGCCGCAAGGGCGCCGTCACTTCGCGCGGCGATACTTCGGCGGCCAAGCGTCCGATCTCCCCGCGCAGCTCTGCGATCCCGATGCCCTTCGCGGCCGACACCGGCACGATCGGCGCATCCGCCAAAAAGGTACCGGCGAGGCCCTCGCGCACTTCCTCCTGCACCATTTCCAGCCACTCCGGATCGACCGTATCGATCTTGGTCAGCACGATGATGCCTTGTTGCACATGCAGCATCTCCAAGATGTGCAGGTGTTCCAGCGTCTGCGGCATGATCCCTTCATTGGCGTCGATGACGAGCATGATCAGATCGATCCCGCCAGCACCTGCCAGCATGTTGCGCACGAAGCGCTCATGGCCCGGAACGTCAATCACCCCGACGCGTCTGCCGTCGGGGAGAGTGAAAGGGGCGAACCCGATGTCGATCGTGATGCCCCGCTCTTTTTCTTCTTTGTGCACATCCGTTGCAATGCCGGTCAGGGCTTTGACCAGCGTCGTCTTGCCGTGGTCGATATGCCCTGCCGTGCCCAGAATCATAAACTGGTCGTTCATGAGGATTCCGTCCTTTATGCTTGATCCTCTTCCCACAGCTCCACATAGTGGCCAGCGTAGAACGCCGCCACCGCGCCGTCTGCCGTCGCCGTCACCACTTGGCGCAGCACCGTCTCACGGCCGTCGCCTGCCGCAAACACGCCCGGCAGTTTCGTCTGCATCTTGTCGTTGGTCACGACATAGCCCGACTCGTTCAGGATCGGCAGGTCGGAGAAGAAGCCGGTGTTCGGCTCCATGCCGACGTAGATGAACACGCCGTCGCACGGATATTCGCCAGTCTCGCCCGTTTTCGTGTTTTTAATCTGGAGCTTCTGCACTTTGCCGTCGCCTTCGATCGCTTCGACGGTGGTGTCCCAGATGAAGTTGATCTTTTCATTTTTGAAGGCGCGGTCCTGCAGGATCTTTTGCGCGCGCAACGTGTCGCGGCGGTGGATGATCGTCACTTTCGAGGCATGGCGGGTCAGGTAGATGCCCTCTTCGACCGCCGAGTCGCCGCCGCCGACCACGACCAGCTCTTTGTCGCGGAAGAACGCGCCGTCGCAGGTCGCGCAGTAGGACACGCCGCGCCCGCGCAGCTCATCTTCGCCCGGTGCGCCGAGTTTGCGCGGTTCTGCGCCGGTCGCGAGGATGATCGTCTTGGTCAAATAGGTGCCGCGGGAGGTGATGACTTTCTTGATCTTCTTCTCCGCGTCTTCGATCTTCTCGACGTCGCCGGTGATCATCTCCGTGCCGAAGTCTTCCGCCTGCTTG comes from Tumebacillus sp. BK434 and encodes:
- a CDS encoding methyl-accepting chemotaxis protein, encoding MTPTGQQKKKAFQSSAFRLLDRVYEGIDSKIKMKLSQKLGLIIIVTFVGILAVGATSIWQLKTLQENMDQALTVNLRAMQVAEEMKVTAAQYDREMVNYIRSGNNKDGKAVSQKKLDELNKVIEANISEYAGLADATDEDKQNLADLNKNWQFFKESQKKLLEEAGKSEVIAFQLWEGNLSSGYKNLSKTLTKINDKNQRVIADSKGMLDTIYRTSWILTSIVIAVIALFAGALGLATNRYLQRRINQMVEVNEVLAKGDLRVNVSMNSNDELGQLARSTSEVIANLRQIIGEVNTASLSVAAASERMATSSEESNKAAESVALTIQEVAEGTARQVERTQESADLMSQLAESVGEIKITMNRIVGAAQQTADTALNGRTVLDTTSGQIEGIRSANVETVQAFEHLYSELGRIIQFVNVITEIASQTNLLSLNAAIEAARAGEHGRGFAVVADEVKKLADQSSQAAGEVRSIVSSAHQSMEQMRVALGGSNQRVDAGVLAMQETNRSFDHIVTSVEEMLDRIRLVADTTETISNSANQVFANIEDVASITEESAAGVEEVSAATEEQLASMQEVAASAVTLSQLAVALKQSVSRFTVDEEVHAGTGLVVSIAEARAQAAAAASVQEFGQAQEFIGADAEPDTAVVAEAALNTSEADAVTTEAADAAAAERTEEADAGQGAASADEDDKTKQ
- a CDS encoding 8-oxo-dGTP diphosphatase; the encoded protein is MRLVANCVIRQGDRVLMLQKPQRGWWSAPGGKVELGESLAEAVVREVAEETGLAITGHVLRGIFTMLRQDGDTVLDHFMLFTFYAERFSGTAKTLTDEGRLEWVPVSELATRPMAEGDRYFLSDIIGTKELITGKFCYTADHRLIHWQRE
- the selB gene encoding selenocysteine-specific translation elongation factor; its protein translation is MNDQFMILGTAGHIDHGKTTLVKALTGIATDVHKEEKERGITIDIGFAPFTLPDGRRVGVIDVPGHERFVRNMLAGAGGIDLIMLVIDANEGIMPQTLEHLHILEMLHVQQGIIVLTKIDTVDPEWLEMVQEEVREGLAGTFLADAPIVPVSAAKGIGIAELRGEIGRLAAEVSPREVTAPLRLPVDRVFSVAGFGTVVTGTVYSGRVKVGDTVEVLPQGIAARVRHIQVHGESADAAQAGQRAALNLHGVERSDLERGMVIAQSGLYRATELLDVRLHMLDDAVRTLTNRMRVRFYIGASEVMGRVTILDRDELLPGEDGLVQLHLESPIVGAPGDRFIIRTFSPMLTIGGGTIIDPHPAREHRRRRDYVLEELEQREKGGPEQLVLQALQDDPGTGLRALADAVNATEEVVESWLAPLLEAGQVTPVPGGYVGTDWLHKLFDEIEEKIRAHFAKEKYHITVPKAQVLSQLGKKVKPKLFDAMLSSEPAQTRFLLQRDKLSIRGYEVPFTLRDKELLGKIEALFAQSEFHPPSLDEVIKETQAFEKTLQGLYHYLRETGVLVDIGDGAHFLAATLGRAKETIRAKFAASGSFGVADFRDWVGTSRKHAVALLEYLDAVKFTKRVEDKRVVVE
- the trxB gene encoding thioredoxin-disulfide reductase, encoding MSETNNLYDVIIIGGGPAGMAAGLYAGRANLKVALIERGMPGGQAATTHLIENYPGVESVDGPSLSMTMHKQAEDFGTEMITGDVEKIEDAEKKIKKVITSRGTYLTKTIILATGAEPRKLGAPGEDELRGRGVSYCATCDGAFFRDKELVVVGGGDSAVEEGIYLTRHASKVTIIHRRDTLRAQKILQDRAFKNEKINFIWDTTVEAIEGDGKVQKLQIKNTKTGETGEYPCDGVFIYVGMEPNTGFFSDLPILNESGYVVTNDKMQTKLPGVFAAGDGRETVLRQVVTATADGAVAAFYAGHYVELWEEDQA